From a single Pseudopipra pipra isolate bDixPip1 chromosome 15, bDixPip1.hap1, whole genome shotgun sequence genomic region:
- the SLC25A48 gene encoding solute carrier family 25 member 48 isoform X3 produces the protein MGTLQLQDFVAGLVGGIASVVVGHPLDTVKTRLQAGQGYGNTLKCFLTVYRNESVTGFFKGMSFPMATTGLYSSVVFGVFSSTQRFLGQLRHGDVAAAPSLADMTVASSVAGFVSVAIGTPVDLVKIRLQMQTQPYSKADVKLKPTAPGSPVYRGPIHCFWTILQKEGIAGIYRGTVAMLLRDVPGYCVYFIPYAVFCDWATPEGCISPSPFSVWLAGGVAGAISWGLCTPMDVVKSRLQADGVYLNQYKGTLDCILQSYQNEGLKDSFQRDLTHPSATLTRKRLKLLEKTFEA, from the exons ATGGGGaccctccagctgcaggactTCGTGGCCGGCTTGGTGGGAG GAATTGCCAGTGTGGTTGTGGGCCATCCCCTGGACACGGTCAAG ACTCGTTTGCAAGCTGGACAAGGATATGGAAATACACTCAAGTGTTTTCTCACTGTGTACAGAAATGAGTCT GTGACTGGCTTCTTCAAGGGCATGTCCTTCCCCATGGCCACCACAGGCCTGTACAGCTCGGTGGTGTTCGGGGTGTTCAGCAGCACGCAGCGGTTCCTGGGCCAGCTCCGCCACGGGGACGTGGCTGCCGCGCCCTCGCTCGCCGACATGACCGTGGCCAGCTCGGTGGCAGGGTTTGTCTCCGTGGCCATTGGCACTCCCGTGGACCTGGTAAAGATCAGGCTACAGATGCAAACACAGCCCTACAGCAAAG caGACGTTAAACTAAAGCCCACAGCTCCTGGATCTCCTGTGTACCGAGGCCCAATCCACTGCTTTTGGACAATCCTACAGAAAGAGGGGATAGCAGGAATCTACCGAGGCACAGTGGCAATGCTCCTGAGGGATGTTCCTGGGTACTGCGTCTACTTCATCCCTTATGCAGTTTTCTGTGACTGGGCAACTCCTGAGGGATGCATTTCTCCCAGTCCCTTCTCTGTCTGGCTGGCAGGGGGTGTAGCAG GAGCCATTTCCTGGGGATTATGCACTCCAATGGATGTTGTGAAAAGTCGACTTCAGGCAGATGGAGTTTATTTAAATCAGTACAAAGGGACCCTTGACTGCATCTTGCAGAGCTACCAGAACGAGGGCTTAAAA gaCAGTTTCCAGAGGGATCTCACTCATCCTTCAGCCACGCTGACCAGAAAAAGGCTCAAGCTTTTGGAGAAGACCTTTGAGGCATAA
- the SLC25A48 gene encoding solute carrier family 25 member 48 isoform X2, translating into MGTLQLQDFVAGLVGGIASVVVGHPLDTVKTRLQAGQGYGNTLKCFLTVYRNESVTGFFKGMSFPMATTGLYSSVVFGVFSSTQRFLGQLRHGDVAAAPSLADMTVASSVAGFVSVAIGTPVDLVKIRLQMQTQPYSKDVKLKPTAPGSPVYRGPIHCFWTILQKEGIAGIYRGTVAMLLRDVPGYCVYFIPYAVFCDWATPEGCISPSPFSVWLAGGVAGAISWGLCTPMDVVKSRLQADGVYLNQYKGTLDCILQSYQNEGLKVFFRGLTVNTVRGFPSSAAMFLGYELSLKAMKRGQTETNP; encoded by the exons ATGGGGaccctccagctgcaggactTCGTGGCCGGCTTGGTGGGAG GAATTGCCAGTGTGGTTGTGGGCCATCCCCTGGACACGGTCAAG ACTCGTTTGCAAGCTGGACAAGGATATGGAAATACACTCAAGTGTTTTCTCACTGTGTACAGAAATGAGTCT GTGACTGGCTTCTTCAAGGGCATGTCCTTCCCCATGGCCACCACAGGCCTGTACAGCTCGGTGGTGTTCGGGGTGTTCAGCAGCACGCAGCGGTTCCTGGGCCAGCTCCGCCACGGGGACGTGGCTGCCGCGCCCTCGCTCGCCGACATGACCGTGGCCAGCTCGGTGGCAGGGTTTGTCTCCGTGGCCATTGGCACTCCCGTGGACCTGGTAAAGATCAGGCTACAGATGCAAACACAGCCCTACAGCAAAG ACGTTAAACTAAAGCCCACAGCTCCTGGATCTCCTGTGTACCGAGGCCCAATCCACTGCTTTTGGACAATCCTACAGAAAGAGGGGATAGCAGGAATCTACCGAGGCACAGTGGCAATGCTCCTGAGGGATGTTCCTGGGTACTGCGTCTACTTCATCCCTTATGCAGTTTTCTGTGACTGGGCAACTCCTGAGGGATGCATTTCTCCCAGTCCCTTCTCTGTCTGGCTGGCAGGGGGTGTAGCAG GAGCCATTTCCTGGGGATTATGCACTCCAATGGATGTTGTGAAAAGTCGACTTCAGGCAGATGGAGTTTATTTAAATCAGTACAAAGGGACCCTTGACTGCATCTTGCAGAGCTACCAGAACGAGGGCTTAAAA GTGTTTTTTAGGGGCCTCACGGTCAATACAGTGCGAGGATTCCCATCGAGTGCAGCCATGTTTCTTGGCTATGAACTTTCCCTCAAAGCAATGAAAAGAGGCCAAACTGAGACCAATCCCTAA
- the SLC25A48 gene encoding solute carrier family 25 member 48 isoform X1, giving the protein MGTLQLQDFVAGLVGGIASVVVGHPLDTVKTRLQAGQGYGNTLKCFLTVYRNESVTGFFKGMSFPMATTGLYSSVVFGVFSSTQRFLGQLRHGDVAAAPSLADMTVASSVAGFVSVAIGTPVDLVKIRLQMQTQPYSKADVKLKPTAPGSPVYRGPIHCFWTILQKEGIAGIYRGTVAMLLRDVPGYCVYFIPYAVFCDWATPEGCISPSPFSVWLAGGVAGAISWGLCTPMDVVKSRLQADGVYLNQYKGTLDCILQSYQNEGLKVFFRGLTVNTVRGFPSSAAMFLGYELSLKAMKRGQTETNP; this is encoded by the exons ATGGGGaccctccagctgcaggactTCGTGGCCGGCTTGGTGGGAG GAATTGCCAGTGTGGTTGTGGGCCATCCCCTGGACACGGTCAAG ACTCGTTTGCAAGCTGGACAAGGATATGGAAATACACTCAAGTGTTTTCTCACTGTGTACAGAAATGAGTCT GTGACTGGCTTCTTCAAGGGCATGTCCTTCCCCATGGCCACCACAGGCCTGTACAGCTCGGTGGTGTTCGGGGTGTTCAGCAGCACGCAGCGGTTCCTGGGCCAGCTCCGCCACGGGGACGTGGCTGCCGCGCCCTCGCTCGCCGACATGACCGTGGCCAGCTCGGTGGCAGGGTTTGTCTCCGTGGCCATTGGCACTCCCGTGGACCTGGTAAAGATCAGGCTACAGATGCAAACACAGCCCTACAGCAAAG caGACGTTAAACTAAAGCCCACAGCTCCTGGATCTCCTGTGTACCGAGGCCCAATCCACTGCTTTTGGACAATCCTACAGAAAGAGGGGATAGCAGGAATCTACCGAGGCACAGTGGCAATGCTCCTGAGGGATGTTCCTGGGTACTGCGTCTACTTCATCCCTTATGCAGTTTTCTGTGACTGGGCAACTCCTGAGGGATGCATTTCTCCCAGTCCCTTCTCTGTCTGGCTGGCAGGGGGTGTAGCAG GAGCCATTTCCTGGGGATTATGCACTCCAATGGATGTTGTGAAAAGTCGACTTCAGGCAGATGGAGTTTATTTAAATCAGTACAAAGGGACCCTTGACTGCATCTTGCAGAGCTACCAGAACGAGGGCTTAAAA GTGTTTTTTAGGGGCCTCACGGTCAATACAGTGCGAGGATTCCCATCGAGTGCAGCCATGTTTCTTGGCTATGAACTTTCCCTCAAAGCAATGAAAAGAGGCCAAACTGAGACCAATCCCTAA
- the SLC25A48 gene encoding solute carrier family 25 member 48 isoform X5 has protein sequence MGTLQLQDFVAGLVGGIASVVVGHPLDTVKTRLQAGQGYGNTLKCFLTVYRNESVTGFFKGMSFPMATTGLYSSVVFGVFSSTQRFLGQLRHGDVAAAPSLADMTVASSVAGFVSVAIGTPVDLVKIRLQMQTQPYSKADVKLKPTAPGSPVYRGPIHCFWTILQKEGIAGIYRGTVAMLLRDVPGYCVYFIPYAVFCDWATPEGCISPSPFSVWLAGGVAGAISWGLCTPMDVVKSRLQADGVYLNQYKGTLDCILQSYQNEGLKLSQEPVVWFNFCHWVKKVTLM, from the exons ATGGGGaccctccagctgcaggactTCGTGGCCGGCTTGGTGGGAG GAATTGCCAGTGTGGTTGTGGGCCATCCCCTGGACACGGTCAAG ACTCGTTTGCAAGCTGGACAAGGATATGGAAATACACTCAAGTGTTTTCTCACTGTGTACAGAAATGAGTCT GTGACTGGCTTCTTCAAGGGCATGTCCTTCCCCATGGCCACCACAGGCCTGTACAGCTCGGTGGTGTTCGGGGTGTTCAGCAGCACGCAGCGGTTCCTGGGCCAGCTCCGCCACGGGGACGTGGCTGCCGCGCCCTCGCTCGCCGACATGACCGTGGCCAGCTCGGTGGCAGGGTTTGTCTCCGTGGCCATTGGCACTCCCGTGGACCTGGTAAAGATCAGGCTACAGATGCAAACACAGCCCTACAGCAAAG caGACGTTAAACTAAAGCCCACAGCTCCTGGATCTCCTGTGTACCGAGGCCCAATCCACTGCTTTTGGACAATCCTACAGAAAGAGGGGATAGCAGGAATCTACCGAGGCACAGTGGCAATGCTCCTGAGGGATGTTCCTGGGTACTGCGTCTACTTCATCCCTTATGCAGTTTTCTGTGACTGGGCAACTCCTGAGGGATGCATTTCTCCCAGTCCCTTCTCTGTCTGGCTGGCAGGGGGTGTAGCAG GAGCCATTTCCTGGGGATTATGCACTCCAATGGATGTTGTGAAAAGTCGACTTCAGGCAGATGGAGTTTATTTAAATCAGTACAAAGGGACCCTTGACTGCATCTTGCAGAGCTACCAGAACGAGGGCTTAAAA CTGTCACAGGAGCCTGTGGTCTGGTTCAATTTTTGCCACTGGGTGAAGAAAGTCACACTGATGTGA
- the SLC25A48 gene encoding solute carrier family 25 member 48 isoform X4, producing the protein MGTLQLQDFVAGLVGGIASVVVGHPLDTVKTRLQAGQGYGNTLKCFLTVYRNESVTGFFKGMSFPMATTGLYSSVVFGVFSSTQRFLGQLRHGDVAAAPSLADMTVASSVAGFVSVAIGTPVDLVKIRLQMQTQPYSKADVKLKPTAPGSPVYRGPIHCFWTILQKEGIAGIYRGTVAMLLRDVPGYCVYFIPYAVFCDWATPEGCISPSPFSVWLAGGVAGAISWGLCTPMDVVKSRLQADGVYLNQYKGTLDCILQSYQNEGLKQTLLQLNMNGREQGFANLLCC; encoded by the exons ATGGGGaccctccagctgcaggactTCGTGGCCGGCTTGGTGGGAG GAATTGCCAGTGTGGTTGTGGGCCATCCCCTGGACACGGTCAAG ACTCGTTTGCAAGCTGGACAAGGATATGGAAATACACTCAAGTGTTTTCTCACTGTGTACAGAAATGAGTCT GTGACTGGCTTCTTCAAGGGCATGTCCTTCCCCATGGCCACCACAGGCCTGTACAGCTCGGTGGTGTTCGGGGTGTTCAGCAGCACGCAGCGGTTCCTGGGCCAGCTCCGCCACGGGGACGTGGCTGCCGCGCCCTCGCTCGCCGACATGACCGTGGCCAGCTCGGTGGCAGGGTTTGTCTCCGTGGCCATTGGCACTCCCGTGGACCTGGTAAAGATCAGGCTACAGATGCAAACACAGCCCTACAGCAAAG caGACGTTAAACTAAAGCCCACAGCTCCTGGATCTCCTGTGTACCGAGGCCCAATCCACTGCTTTTGGACAATCCTACAGAAAGAGGGGATAGCAGGAATCTACCGAGGCACAGTGGCAATGCTCCTGAGGGATGTTCCTGGGTACTGCGTCTACTTCATCCCTTATGCAGTTTTCTGTGACTGGGCAACTCCTGAGGGATGCATTTCTCCCAGTCCCTTCTCTGTCTGGCTGGCAGGGGGTGTAGCAG GAGCCATTTCCTGGGGATTATGCACTCCAATGGATGTTGTGAAAAGTCGACTTCAGGCAGATGGAGTTTATTTAAATCAGTACAAAGGGACCCTTGACTGCATCTTGCAGAGCTACCAGAACGAGGGCTTAAAA CAAACTTTGCTTCAGTTAAACATGAATGGCAGAGAACAAGGATTTGCAAATTTATTGTGTTGCTGA